The following coding sequences lie in one Cotesia glomerata isolate CgM1 linkage group LG5, MPM_Cglom_v2.3, whole genome shotgun sequence genomic window:
- the LOC123265864 gene encoding glutathione S-transferase LANCL1, whose translation MDSKFYRNDGRHFENHFEDYSPGSSQDIIDATKNDIHDIFKELLKEKITIMLNRLNNYKKEWINRDDSSIYTGNTGIAYLYYLYGTRFNDESYITRAIELIERQSDSRSKRDITFLTGEAGRLALGAVIFKSLNNEAQSHSMVAKLKALFNNATKSSYDELLYGRAGYLYALLFVNKHIPNAIEDDVIKQIIYCILTTGKAYAKSRKYNTPLMYIWHDSEYLGGAHGLAGIIYILLKAREFLTEDQLKNDIEPSIDYLVSLKYPTGNFPSSVGSNSDKLVHWCHGAPSMTMLFTLAHEIFGREDYLEIAKDCGEVIWCRGLLKKGSGICHGVSGNAYTFLCLYQKTKELKHLYRACKFAEWCFDYEKHQSRIPDRPYSLFEGLAGVIYYLIDLTDPSSAKFPGYTL comes from the exons atggattcaaaattttatcgcAATGATGGTCGtcattttgaaaatcattttgaagattATTCACCAGgaagttcacaagatataattGATGCTACAAAGAATGAC attcatgacatttttaaagagttGCTGAAAGAAAAGATAACAATAATGTTGaatcgtttaaataattacaaaaaggAATGGATTAATCGCGACGACTCTTCAATTTATACTGGAAATACTGGAATCGcatatttgtattatttatacGGCACAAGGTTTAACGACGAGAGTTACATAACA AGAGCTATAGAATTGATCGAAAGACAAAGTGACTCTAGGAGCAAACGAGacataacatttttaactGGTGAAGCTGGAAGATTAGCCCTTGGAGCTGTTATTTTCAAGTCATTAAACAATGAAGCACAATCTCATTCTATGGTAGCGAA GTTGAAAGCGTTGTTTAATAATGCGACTAAAAGTTCATACGACGAATTATTATATGGACGCGCTGGTTATCTCTACGCTCTTCTGTTTGTTAACAAGCACATTCCTAATGCGATTGAGGATGAcgtaataaaacaaattatttattgcataTTGACGACTGGTAAAGCTTACGCTAAATCGCGTAAATACAACACGCCTTTGATGTACATTTGGCATGACTCTGAGTATCTTGGTGGTGCTCATGGTCTTGCTGGAATAATTTACATACTTTTGAAa gCACGTGAATTTTTGACAGAAGATCAGCTGAAAAATGACATTGAACCTTCAATTGATTATTTAGTTTCCCTGAAATATCCCACTGGGAATTTTCCTTCATCTGTCGGGAGTAATTCTGACAAATTGGTTCATTGGTGTCATGGGGCGCCGTCAATGACGATGCTTTTTACTTTAGCTCATGAg attttcGGGCGAGAAGATTATTTAGAAATAGCGAAAGATTGCGGTGAGGTGATTTGGTGTCGAGGATTGTTGAAAAAAGGCAGTGGAATTTGTCATGGAGTATCAGGAAACGCTTACACATTTTTGTGTCTTTATCAAAAGACAAAG GAATTAAAACATCTGTATCGTGCTTGTAAGTTTGCCGAGTGGTGTTTTGATTATGAAAAACACCAATCTCGAATTCCTGATCGCCCGTACTCGCTTTTTgaag gtcTCGCTGGAGTTATTTACTACTTAATTGATCTTACTGATCCGTCGTCAGCCAAATTCCCTGGATACACtctctaa
- the LOC123265861 gene encoding probable allantoinase 1 yields MSPRIKAFVSQRTVLDDEITPAVVVVSDEKIHEILRGDVHQQIKRVESKYPGIIIKDFGSYVLMPGLVDSHVHIDDPGRTQWEEFKTATKAAAAGGVTTVVDMPLNSIPPTTTVDNLKVKMKAAEGNLFVDVGFWGGVVPGNTKELKKMVEAGVVGFKCFLLPSGVPEFNYVTLSEVEEALKELQFTKTVLAFHAEFEDTTSTEGMDPNLYETFLHFRPSSMEVRAISAIASLCKKYNVHCHIVHLSASEALDIISEAKKNNVPITAETCYHYLTFAAEEIPNSDTRFKCCPPIRSSENREKLWKALKNGILDMVVSDHSPCTQDLKINSFIDAWGGISSLQFGLSIIWTEAQLKKITISEISRYISANPAKLCGLDKIKGRIYPGMDADFVVWNPESQFMVQRADILYKNKISPYEGKVLNGRVISTILRGNSIYENGEITESLKGKILLN; encoded by the exons ATGTCTCCGAGGATTAAAGCTTTTGTATCTCAGCGTACTGTTCTTGACGATGAAATTACTCCAGCTGTCGTCGTAGTTTCGGATGAGAAAATTCATGAAATATTACGTGGGGATGTTCATCAACAGATTAAACGCGTAGAAAGT aaatatCCAGGGATAATTATCAAAGATTTTGGATCTTATGTTCTGATGCCTGGGCTGGTAGATTCGCATGTTCATATCGATGATCCTGGACGCACACAATGGGAAGAATTTAAAACAGCAACAAAAGCTGCCGCTGCTGGTGGAGTTACTACTGTCGTTGATATGCCGCt taattCTATACCACCAACTACGACAGTTGATAATTtgaaagtaaaaatgaaaGCTGCTGAAGGAAATTTATTTGTCGATGTCGGTTTTTGGGGTGGAGTTGTACCAGGAAACACT aaagaattgaaaaaaatggttGAAGCCGGTGTAGTTGgtttcaaatgttttttactACCAAGTGGAGTACCAGAGTTTAACTACGTAACTTTATCAGAAGTTGAAGAAGCTCTCAAAGAGTTGCAGTTTACTAAAACTGTACTTgcg tttcaTGCTGAATTTGAAGATACTACATCTACAGAAGGGATGGATCCTAATTTATATGAAACTTTTCTTCATTTCCGTCCATCTAGCATGGAAGTGCGCGCAATTTCAGCAATTGCTTCTCTTTGTAAAAAATACAA CGTACATTGTCATATTGTCCATCTATCTGCAAGTGAAGCTCTTGATATAATTTCAGaggctaaaaaaaataatgttccaATAACTGCAGAGACCTGCTACCATTACTTGACATTTGCCGCTGAAGAAATTCCTAATTCTGATACTAGATTTAAATGTTGTCCACCGATTCGCTCTAGTGAAAATCGG GAAAAATTATGGAAAGCTTTGAAAAATGGAATATTAGATATGGTTGTCTCAGATCATTCGCCCTGTACTCAAGACCTTAAAATCAATAGTTTTATTGATGCATGGGGAGGAATTTCTTCTTTAcaatttg GACTGTCTATAATTTGGACGGAagctcaattaaaaaaaataactatcaGCGAAATATCGCGTTACATATCAGCAAACCCAGCAAAACTGTGCGGCTTGGATAAAATCAAAGGCCGAATTTACCCAGGCATGGATGCTGATTTCGTCGTGTGGAATCCTGAGTCCCAGTTTATG GTACAAAGAGCGGATATCTTATACAAAAACAAG ATATCTCCATATGAAGGAAAAGTATTAAACGGCCGTGTAATATCTACTATTTTGCGTGGAAATTCAATCTATGAAAACGGTGAAATCACCGAGAGTTTAAAAGGaaaaattcttctaaattaa
- the LOC123265876 gene encoding UPF0545 protein C22orf39 homolog translates to MSDEKKWDEHLRKIQKPPEKKEEKVPEKQKDDSEKPEERIWEGDWMLKPCYMYEEDYKDCTSVRGRFYQNFIYGEQLDCTQYKTDYLNCKKWKKNDDEAAYNNLIESVKKRRMERLKPHLANDVWTKRGKPPADWSEPLPEWMVKKNEGTFLASKQKNIDIMGYDNNMDLYVPSCTIL, encoded by the exons atgagtgATGAAAAAAAGTGGGACGAACAtctaagaaaaattcaaaaaccacctgagaaaaaagaagaaaaagttCCGGAAAAACAAAAGGATGATAGTGAGAAACCAGAGGAAAGAATTTGGGAAGGAGATTGGATG ttAAAGCCGTGTTATATGTATGAAGAAGATTACAAAGATTGTACTTCAGTAAGAGGtcgattttatcaaaatttcatttatggCGAGCAATTAGATTGTACTCAATATAAAACGGATTATTTGAATTGTAAAAAGTGGAAGAAAAATGACGATGAAGCTGCTTAC aatAATTTGATAGAAAGCGTAAAAAAGCGTAGAATGGAGCGTTTAAAACCTCACCTAGCGAACGATGTGTGGACTAAACGTGGTAAACCACCAGCAGATTGGTCTGAACCCTTACCTGAATGGATGGTTAAGAAAAATGAAGGAACATTTCTTGCatccaaacaaaaaaatattgatataatGGGTTACGATAATAACATGGACTTATATGTACCATCGTGCACAATACTTTAA